The following are encoded together in the Ovis aries strain OAR_USU_Benz2616 breed Rambouillet chromosome 15, ARS-UI_Ramb_v3.0, whole genome shotgun sequence genome:
- the LOC101102009 gene encoding olfactory receptor 5W2-like codes for MDTGNCSSLTEFIFLGITDNTKTKVILFTMFLLVYLIALLANLGMITLIRMDPQLHTPMYFFLSHLSFCDLCLSTAVGPKMLVDLLAKNKPIPFYGCALQLLVIYTFIDCECLLLAVMAYDRYKAISSPLLYAVSMSSRVCSLLMAGVYLVGMIDALINTTLAFHLCFCGSNEFNHFFCDVPPLLLISCSDTQVNELVIFMIFGFIELSSISGVLVSYCYIILSVLKIHSAKGGFKAFSTCVSHLTSVAVFQGTMLFMYFRPSSSYSLEEDKMTSLFYTIVIPMLNPLIYSLRNKDVKQTLKKLKDKWF; via the coding sequence ATGGACACAGGGAATTGCTCCTCCTTaactgaattcattttcttgggaaTTACTGATAACACCAAGACCAAAGTGATTCTATTTACCATGTTTCTCCTTGTTTATCTCATTGCTCTTCTGGCAAATCTGGGAATGATCACCCTCATTAGGATGGATCCCCAGCTGCACAcacccatgtactttttcctcagcCACCTCTCCTTCTGTGACCTCTGCCTTTCCACAGCAGTTGGCCCCAAGATGCTGGTGGACCTACTGGCTAAGAACAAACCAATTCCCTTCTATGGCTGTGCCCTGCAATTACTGGTGATCTATACCTTTATAGATTGTGAGTGTCTCTTGCTGgcagtgatggcctatgaccggtACAAGGCCATCAGCAGCCCCTTGCTCTACGCGGTCAGCATGTCCAGCAGGGTGTGCTCTCTGCTCATGGCGGGGGTTTACCTGGTGGGAATGATAGATGCTTTGATAAATACAACATTAGCATTCCATTTATGCTTCTGTGGGTCAAATGAGTTTAACCACTTTTTTTGTGATGTTCCTCCTCTCCTGTTGATATCTTGCTCAGACACACAGGTCAATGAGTTAGTGATATTCATGATTTTTGGCTTCATTGAATTAAGCTCCATTTCAGGAGTTCTTGTCTCTTATTGTTATATTATCTTATCAGTCTTGAAGATCCACTCTGCCAAAGGGGGGTTCAAAGCTTTCTCTACTTGCGTCTCTCACCTAACTTCTGTGGCAGTTTTCCAGGGGACGATGCTCTTCATGTATTTCAGGCCGAGTTCATCCTACTCTCTAGAAGAAGACAAAATGACCTCTTTATTTTACACCATTGTGATTCCCATGTTGAACCCTCTAATTTATAGCCTAAGGAATAAGGATGTGAAACAGACTCTGAaaaaattgaaggataaatggttttaa